Proteins from a genomic interval of Stenotrophomonas sp. 24(2023):
- a CDS encoding TonB-dependent receptor: protein MALPQAQAADATDGADTATGPTTLSALDVVASKHSASVAPTQVVGPNRYVFNSTDLDTAMSGNNGLSRLKNVPGASYTATDGLGLDISATSLFVRGFRMNEMGITFEGVPLNDNGFLSLTGTSVVNVGVPDGIGAITVSPGAAPVSVFSSSVNGGSLEYRLAALSDNPSLRIKQGVGSNSTFVTTVSAQSGQLGEGGPKVLVDLQRVSADKYQAGGTQNFLRGDLKATQDVAWGDFTVFLSASHAAVWGYNNISFDMIRKLGWKADSWYPDYEKAYYIALPENADKPCGAYTCGELAALIPYDTGQVTTDKIASVAHNFRLTPALSGNVQLYNANSSTKATLTDPTTPSPNGAPFSEQVQTPHLNRIGGMFNLTLVAGKHTLTTGFWQEKSKAAAETSWYTEPLLGQGKPLKTVGPYDVYGPAFKVENQSSWVTRSRQFYLHDDIALTDTLVLGAGFKAVDFTTTGGGISDAPDRPVYGTLRAKSNFLPHLSLFWSPTSKTDAFIDLANTMNGFRVAQRGNIGYTASAWTITDQEEFDRIAHTLRPEKDWNLTIGGTHRFDRATVTADVFYSDIRNRLLSAAIGTQFQQINTVRLMPKMHVIGANLGVTADLTEHLQFYQGVAVARSYYDRDFVVNDTVYPIKGNAQPGYPQISLVTDLTAHFGDWRFGATSTEYLRQPFTYENDIRVPSFWQVNAYAAYRMGAQSRVPGLEFRLDVSNLFNRNNIGTATIAGSSFSGDYQTLQRSAPRQVMFSTSMAF, encoded by the coding sequence ATGGCACTGCCGCAGGCGCAGGCCGCTGATGCCACCGATGGCGCCGACACCGCCACCGGCCCCACCACGCTGTCCGCACTGGATGTGGTGGCGTCCAAGCACTCGGCCAGCGTCGCCCCCACCCAGGTGGTCGGGCCGAACCGCTACGTGTTCAACAGCACCGATCTGGACACGGCGATGTCCGGCAACAACGGCCTGTCGCGCCTGAAGAACGTGCCCGGTGCCAGCTACACCGCCACCGATGGGCTGGGCCTGGATATTTCGGCCACCAGCCTGTTCGTGCGCGGCTTCCGCATGAATGAAATGGGCATCACCTTCGAAGGCGTGCCGCTGAACGACAACGGCTTCCTTTCGCTCACCGGCACCAGCGTGGTCAACGTCGGCGTGCCCGATGGCATCGGCGCGATCACGGTCAGCCCGGGTGCGGCGCCGGTCAGCGTTTTTTCCAGCAGCGTCAACGGTGGCAGCCTGGAATACCGGCTGGCCGCGTTGTCCGATAATCCTTCGCTGCGCATCAAGCAGGGCGTGGGCAGCAACAGCACGTTCGTCACCACGGTATCGGCACAGTCCGGGCAGCTGGGCGAGGGCGGCCCGAAGGTGCTGGTGGACCTGCAGCGCGTCTCGGCCGACAAGTACCAGGCCGGTGGCACGCAGAACTTCCTGCGTGGCGACCTGAAGGCCACGCAGGATGTGGCCTGGGGTGATTTCACCGTGTTCCTGTCGGCCAGCCACGCGGCGGTGTGGGGCTACAACAACATCTCCTTCGACATGATCCGCAAGCTGGGCTGGAAGGCCGACAGCTGGTACCCCGATTACGAGAAGGCGTATTACATCGCCCTGCCGGAAAACGCCGACAAGCCGTGCGGCGCCTACACCTGTGGCGAACTGGCCGCGCTGATTCCTTACGACACCGGCCAGGTGACCACCGACAAGATCGCCTCGGTGGCGCACAACTTCCGCCTGACGCCCGCGCTGAGCGGCAACGTGCAGCTGTACAACGCCAACAGCAGCACCAAGGCCACGCTGACCGACCCGACCACGCCCTCGCCCAACGGCGCGCCGTTCTCCGAACAGGTGCAGACCCCGCACCTGAACCGCATCGGCGGCATGTTCAACCTGACCCTGGTGGCGGGCAAGCACACCCTCACCACCGGTTTCTGGCAGGAAAAGAGCAAGGCCGCGGCCGAAACCTCGTGGTACACCGAGCCGCTGCTGGGCCAGGGCAAGCCGTTGAAGACCGTGGGGCCCTACGATGTGTACGGCCCGGCGTTCAAGGTGGAAAACCAGTCGAGCTGGGTCACCCGCTCGCGGCAGTTCTACCTGCACGATGACATCGCCCTGACCGACACGCTGGTGCTGGGCGCCGGCTTCAAGGCGGTGGACTTCACCACCACCGGCGGCGGCATCAGCGATGCCCCGGACCGCCCGGTGTACGGCACGCTGCGGGCCAAGAGCAACTTCCTGCCGCACCTGTCGCTGTTCTGGAGCCCGACCAGCAAGACCGATGCCTTCATCGATCTGGCCAACACCATGAACGGCTTCCGCGTGGCCCAGCGCGGCAACATCGGCTACACCGCTTCGGCCTGGACCATCACCGACCAGGAAGAATTCGACCGCATCGCACACACGCTGCGGCCGGAAAAGGACTGGAACCTGACCATCGGTGGCACCCATCGCTTCGACCGCGCCACGGTGACCGCCGATGTGTTCTACAGCGATATCCGCAACCGCCTGCTGTCGGCGGCCATCGGCACGCAGTTCCAGCAGATCAACACCGTGCGCCTGATGCCGAAGATGCACGTGATCGGCGCCAACCTGGGCGTGACGGCCGACCTGACCGAGCACCTGCAGTTCTACCAGGGCGTGGCCGTGGCACGTTCGTACTACGACCGCGATTTCGTGGTGAACGACACCGTGTACCCGATCAAGGGCAACGCACAGCCGGGCTACCCGCAGATTTCGCTGGTGACCGACCTGACCGCGCACTTCGGCGATTGGCGCTTTGGTGCCACCAGCACCGAATACCTGCGCCAGCCGTTCACGTACGAGAACGACATCCGCGTACCGTCGTTCTGGCAGGTCAATGCCTATGCCGCCTACCGCATGGGCGCGCAGAGCCGGGTGCCGGGCCTGGAATTCCGGCTGGACGTGAGCAACCTGTTCAACCGCAACAACATTGGTACCGCCACGATCGCCGGCTCCTCGTTCTCTGGCGATTACCAGACGCTGCAGCGCAGTGCGCCGCGGCAGGTGATGTTCAGCACATCGATGGCGTTCTGA
- a CDS encoding glycine zipper 2TM domain-containing protein has product MFTATGISMRGVMLALAVAATTFVAGDADAMSRKDKRTVVGAVVGGVAGSLVSNGDPAAIAGGALAGGAIGNLTTPERRDYRPAPHWQQQRWEQQRWERQRWQQQRWEQRGWEQERRDRRDWERRHSWRHR; this is encoded by the coding sequence ATGTTCACTGCAACCGGAATCAGCATGCGCGGTGTGATGTTGGCGCTGGCCGTGGCAGCCACCACGTTCGTTGCCGGCGATGCCGATGCGATGTCACGCAAGGACAAGCGCACCGTGGTCGGTGCGGTGGTGGGTGGCGTTGCCGGCTCGTTGGTGTCCAATGGCGACCCCGCCGCCATCGCCGGTGGTGCGCTGGCTGGCGGTGCCATCGGCAACCTGACCACCCCCGAACGCCGCGACTACCGCCCTGCCCCGCACTGGCAGCAGCAGCGGTGGGAACAACAGCGGTGGGAGCGGCAGCGTTGGCAACAGCAGCGCTGGGAGCAGCGCGGTTGGGAACAGGAGCGCCGTGACCGTCGTGACTGGGAACGCCGCCATTCGTGGCGCCACCGCTGA
- a CDS encoding YifB family Mg chelatase-like AAA ATPase, translating to MSLALVHSRARAGVDAPLVRVEVHLSGGLPSTQMVGLAEVSVREARDRVRAALMCARFDFPQRRITLNLAPADLPKEGGRFDLAIALGILAASGQIDPQSLLRFEFLGELGLTGELRPVDGALPAAIAAAQAGRTLVVPPGNAAEAALAEHADVRVARTLLECCAGLVKEDVLPRAQRAEVCAAPLADLADVRGQPYARRALEVAAAGGHHLLLIGSPGCGKTLLASRLPGLLPNASEEEALQHAAIASVSGEGLDPRRWRQRPFRSPHHNASPAALAGGGNPPRPGEISLAHHGVLFLDELPEWSRSALEVLREPLEGGHVRIARAARSVAYPARFQLVAAMNPCPCGWAGDRSNRCLCSDERINRYRARVSGPLLDRIDLHVNVPRMEAAELRQTTPLGEPSAAVRARVEAARQRQLQRGALNAHLPAAALRSCTSLTNDDQELLEQAIERLQLSARAMHRILRVARTIADLAGSDGIGTPHLMEAIGYRQLDRGTGSSP from the coding sequence ATGAGCCTGGCGCTGGTCCACAGCCGCGCCCGCGCCGGGGTGGATGCCCCGCTGGTGCGGGTGGAAGTGCATCTGTCCGGCGGGCTGCCCAGCACGCAGATGGTCGGACTGGCCGAAGTCAGCGTGCGCGAGGCACGCGATCGCGTTCGTGCCGCGCTGATGTGCGCGCGCTTCGATTTTCCGCAGCGGCGCATCACCTTGAACCTGGCCCCGGCCGACCTGCCCAAGGAAGGCGGGCGCTTCGATCTGGCCATTGCGCTGGGCATCCTGGCAGCCAGTGGCCAGATCGATCCGCAATCGCTGCTGCGCTTCGAATTCCTGGGCGAGCTGGGGCTGACCGGTGAACTGCGGCCCGTGGACGGTGCCCTGCCCGCTGCGATTGCCGCCGCGCAGGCCGGCCGCACGCTGGTGGTGCCACCCGGCAATGCCGCCGAGGCCGCGCTGGCCGAACACGCCGATGTGCGGGTGGCGCGCACCCTGCTGGAATGTTGCGCCGGGTTGGTGAAGGAAGACGTGCTGCCACGCGCGCAACGTGCCGAGGTCTGTGCCGCCCCCTTGGCCGATCTGGCCGATGTACGCGGCCAACCTTACGCGCGCCGTGCGTTGGAAGTGGCAGCCGCCGGCGGGCACCACCTGCTGCTGATTGGCAGCCCCGGCTGCGGCAAGACCCTGCTGGCATCGCGCCTGCCGGGGCTGCTGCCCAACGCCAGCGAAGAGGAAGCGCTACAGCACGCGGCGATCGCCTCGGTCAGCGGTGAGGGACTGGACCCACGGCGCTGGCGCCAGCGCCCGTTCCGATCACCCCATCACAACGCCAGCCCGGCGGCGTTGGCCGGGGGTGGCAATCCACCGCGTCCCGGCGAGATTTCCCTGGCCCATCACGGCGTGCTGTTCCTGGATGAGCTGCCCGAATGGAGCCGCAGCGCGCTGGAAGTGCTGCGCGAGCCGCTGGAAGGTGGCCATGTGCGCATCGCCCGTGCCGCGCGCAGCGTGGCCTATCCGGCGCGCTTCCAGCTGGTGGCGGCGATGAATCCCTGCCCCTGCGGCTGGGCCGGGGACCGCAGCAACCGTTGCCTGTGCAGCGATGAACGCATCAACCGCTACCGTGCGCGCGTGTCCGGCCCGCTGCTGGACCGCATCGATCTGCATGTGAACGTGCCACGCATGGAAGCAGCCGAACTGCGGCAGACCACGCCGCTGGGCGAGCCCAGTGCGGCAGTACGCGCGCGGGTGGAAGCGGCACGGCAACGGCAGCTGCAGCGCGGTGCGCTCAATGCCCATCTGCCCGCCGCCGCCCTGCGCAGCTGCACGTCGCTGACCAATGACGACCAGGAACTGCTGGAACAGGCGATCGAGCGTCTGCAGTTATCGGCGCGGGCCATGCACCGCATCCTGCGCGTGGCCCGCACCATCGCCGATCTGGCCGGCAGTGATGGCATCGGCACGCCGCACCTGATGGAGGCCATCGGCTACCGGCAGCTGGACCGCGGCACGGGCAGCAGCCCATAG
- a CDS encoding DUF4832 domain-containing protein, protein MKTHALPLALALFAACTTLPPTAHAGSISPAVSNQQFDNPHRGFMLWGSSYAANGGVDNFHGAHIYHVYLPWRVIETADQVFDWQAVETHYLQPILADDPLATFVLRPVADYPDSAGSQIDAYYTGGENERDYPKFLEQAPLSIPFAVRAKCDGDGPIRSLDYNHPAARQQMQQFVQALAQRFDGDPRITAIQVGLLGFWGEWHTSGCEDLQPNSQTRSLIRDAYVAAFKRTPLQTRYARQSDIGTAAFGIYEDYFPSFTAKCTAFSPALPSCSDTGWWNLEYAFTHEAPAARQNWKINPISGESPNTNQKNTWTQRTADVRKLLRDYHFSFLGPAGAHEKSGNAASMQQIKRDLGYRLAVTKATWPDVQVRGQQATLQLSVGNSGSAPLYQGYHVELHWVASNGTTAARTSLADIDLNAVMPGETTQHNSAFTVPAGLSPGSYALRLAFADDAPGRRHIAPQNDGQDAERRLVLGQVQVQ, encoded by the coding sequence ATGAAAACGCATGCTCTGCCGCTTGCCCTTGCGCTCTTCGCTGCCTGCACCACGCTGCCCCCCACCGCCCATGCCGGCTCGATCAGCCCTGCCGTATCCAACCAGCAGTTCGACAACCCGCACCGCGGCTTCATGCTGTGGGGCAGTTCCTATGCCGCCAACGGCGGCGTGGACAACTTCCATGGGGCGCACATCTACCATGTGTACCTGCCGTGGCGGGTGATTGAAACCGCCGACCAGGTGTTCGACTGGCAGGCGGTGGAAACCCACTACCTGCAGCCCATCCTGGCCGATGATCCGCTGGCCACGTTCGTGCTGCGCCCGGTGGCGGATTACCCGGACAGTGCCGGTAGCCAGATCGATGCCTATTACACCGGTGGCGAAAACGAGCGCGACTACCCCAAGTTTTTGGAGCAGGCGCCGCTGTCGATTCCCTTCGCCGTGCGTGCCAAGTGCGATGGCGACGGCCCGATCCGCAGCCTGGATTACAACCACCCCGCTGCCCGCCAGCAGATGCAGCAGTTCGTGCAGGCGCTGGCGCAGCGCTTCGATGGCGACCCGCGCATCACCGCCATCCAGGTGGGCCTGCTGGGTTTCTGGGGGGAATGGCACACCAGCGGCTGCGAAGACCTGCAGCCCAACAGCCAGACCCGCAGCCTGATCCGCGATGCGTATGTGGCCGCGTTCAAGCGCACGCCGCTGCAGACCCGTTATGCGCGCCAGTCCGATATCGGTACTGCCGCCTTCGGTATCTACGAAGACTATTTCCCGTCCTTCACCGCAAAATGCACTGCCTTCAGCCCCGCCCTGCCCAGCTGTAGCGACACCGGCTGGTGGAACCTGGAATATGCCTTCACCCATGAAGCGCCGGCAGCCCGCCAGAACTGGAAGATCAACCCCATCAGTGGCGAAAGCCCGAACACGAACCAGAAGAACACCTGGACCCAGCGTACTGCCGATGTGCGCAAGCTGCTGCGTGATTACCACTTCAGCTTCCTCGGCCCGGCCGGCGCGCACGAAAAAAGCGGCAACGCGGCCAGCATGCAGCAGATCAAGCGCGACCTGGGCTACCGCCTTGCGGTGACCAAGGCCACCTGGCCGGATGTGCAGGTGCGCGGCCAGCAGGCAACCCTGCAGCTGAGCGTGGGCAATTCCGGCTCGGCACCGCTGTACCAGGGCTACCACGTGGAACTGCACTGGGTGGCCAGCAACGGCACCACCGCCGCACGCACCTCGCTGGCCGATATCGACCTCAATGCCGTGATGCCGGGCGAAACCACCCAGCACAACAGTGCCTTCACGGTACCGGCCGGCCTGTCCCCGGGCAGCTACGCGCTGCGCCTGGCCTTTGCCGATGATGCGCCCGGACGGCGCCACATCGCCCCGCAGAACGATGGGCAGGATGCCGAGCGGCGTCTGGTGCTGGGGCAGGTGCAGGTGCAGTGA
- a CDS encoding TonB-dependent receptor, with product MNAVRRLHPHCLYHAITLVLLTPAAAFGQEVAPPTPARPADQAAVDLDTVQVTGVRASLARATELKRDAATVQDSISALELGRFPDDNVADSLSHITGVSITRTAGGEGQKVSVRGLGPEYTLTTFNGRILATDGAGRDFAYDVLPSDVISGADVVKGAQAALTEGAVGGLVNLRSASPFDQKGQHAIVRLEGDRNQMSELNGRKLSMTYSNTFANDTMGVVLGAVVAQRKDRTDIAGNEGGWTRNPDPADPSWPGNAWGGNIDLNGNGELDPDEYGLIAPGQFRMGSILEEKKRRAFSGKFEWRPNDDVRIVVDGLKTRLDSPQVSYQQSFYPLFAPGRWSDVTVQNGIVTGFTMDNPDPELRMNPELLNQTEHRVVDTDLYGINGRWNVSDSLTLTGDVYRSTSKRASGGQDTYVVLRMNQPNVTRIRLDGGPVPSVTTVLADGRELASGMQNGQFSDKDFNTHYMELRGDNINDEITGATVGAQLYIGQWGVDTLHVGLGRTERSKRRDLINNTLNGGADYYSVDNAINVGDLGGRVIDRSLRLPHFMDNVGGTFPRAFLGFDVPAYLAALQAYNGKLRPDGTAYDYANAQPRWNPLESYRVSEDTNTLYVQADLSGERWSADVGLRVVNTRTRAQAWDAKIIALTENGPFNYTATYAAPTPIVQDGDYTYFLPSGNFTWRFTDDLLLRLGAAKTMARPPVNKLAPTNSTASVSWGEFTQTYGGNVDLKPYTAKQGDASLEWYFADQSIANIAVFYKRIQNQITTSWEPGQDIGVPGHLFNVTRPINGDYAKVHGIEAGLQHFWNSGLGFRAQYTRNWSKSFVGGEERPLEGVAPSVYSLGLMYEKGPWSISATADHSDGFVTAINVIGTGYNTHADKLTWLTASVSYEVNDMLTVSLQGQNLLDDEQTYSINGNPLLTQGYYRYGRSFTLGVSLRF from the coding sequence GTGAACGCCGTCCGCCGCCTGCATCCTCATTGCCTGTACCACGCCATCACCCTTGTCCTTCTGACGCCAGCGGCCGCCTTCGGGCAGGAGGTGGCCCCGCCCACGCCGGCCCGTCCCGCTGACCAGGCCGCGGTGGATCTGGATACGGTGCAGGTCACCGGCGTGCGTGCCTCGCTGGCGCGTGCCACCGAACTCAAGCGCGATGCGGCCACCGTGCAGGATTCGATCAGCGCGCTGGAACTGGGGCGCTTTCCGGATGACAACGTGGCCGATTCGCTCAGCCACATCACCGGCGTATCGATCACCCGCACCGCCGGCGGCGAAGGGCAGAAAGTCAGCGTGCGCGGGCTGGGGCCGGAATACACGCTCACCACCTTCAACGGCCGCATCCTGGCCACCGATGGCGCCGGGCGTGATTTCGCCTACGACGTGCTGCCATCGGATGTCATCAGTGGCGCCGATGTGGTCAAGGGCGCCCAGGCGGCGCTGACCGAAGGTGCCGTCGGCGGCCTGGTCAACCTGCGCTCGGCCAGCCCGTTCGACCAGAAGGGGCAGCACGCGATCGTCCGGCTGGAGGGGGATCGCAACCAGATGTCCGAACTCAACGGCCGCAAGCTGTCGATGACCTACAGCAACACCTTCGCCAACGACACCATGGGCGTGGTGCTGGGCGCCGTGGTGGCCCAGCGCAAGGACCGTACCGACATCGCCGGCAATGAAGGCGGCTGGACCCGAAACCCGGACCCGGCCGATCCAAGCTGGCCCGGCAATGCCTGGGGCGGCAACATCGACCTCAACGGCAATGGCGAACTGGACCCGGACGAGTACGGGCTGATCGCACCGGGCCAGTTCCGGATGGGCTCGATCCTGGAAGAGAAGAAGCGGCGCGCGTTTTCCGGCAAGTTCGAGTGGCGGCCCAACGATGACGTGCGGATCGTGGTCGATGGCCTGAAAACGCGGCTGGATTCGCCGCAGGTGTCCTACCAGCAGTCGTTCTACCCGCTGTTCGCGCCGGGCCGCTGGTCGGATGTGACCGTGCAGAACGGCATCGTGACCGGCTTCACCATGGACAACCCCGACCCCGAGCTGCGGATGAACCCCGAGCTGCTCAACCAGACCGAGCACCGGGTGGTGGACACCGACCTGTATGGCATCAACGGGCGCTGGAACGTCAGCGACAGCCTCACCCTCACCGGCGATGTGTACCGCTCCACGTCCAAGCGTGCCTCCGGCGGGCAGGATACCTACGTGGTGCTGCGCATGAACCAGCCCAACGTCACGCGCATCCGCCTGGACGGGGGCCCCGTGCCCAGTGTCACCACGGTGCTGGCCGATGGCCGCGAGCTGGCCAGCGGCATGCAGAACGGCCAGTTCAGCGACAAGGATTTCAACACGCACTACATGGAACTGCGTGGCGACAACATCAATGATGAGATCACCGGTGCCACCGTCGGCGCGCAGCTGTACATCGGCCAATGGGGCGTGGATACCCTGCATGTCGGCCTGGGCCGCACCGAACGCAGCAAGCGCCGCGACCTGATCAACAACACGCTCAACGGCGGCGCCGATTACTACTCGGTGGACAACGCCATCAACGTGGGCGACCTGGGTGGCCGGGTGATCGACCGCTCGCTGCGCCTGCCGCACTTCATGGACAACGTGGGGGGCACGTTCCCGCGTGCGTTCCTGGGCTTTGATGTGCCGGCCTACCTGGCGGCGCTGCAGGCCTACAACGGGAAGCTGCGCCCGGATGGCACCGCCTACGACTACGCCAACGCGCAGCCGCGGTGGAACCCGCTGGAAAGCTACCGCGTGTCCGAAGACACCAACACGCTCTATGTGCAGGCCGATCTGTCCGGCGAGCGCTGGAGTGCCGATGTGGGCCTGCGCGTGGTGAACACCCGCACTCGGGCGCAGGCCTGGGATGCCAAGATCATCGCGCTGACCGAAAACGGGCCGTTCAACTACACCGCCACCTACGCCGCGCCCACGCCCATCGTCCAGGATGGCGACTACACCTATTTCCTGCCGTCGGGCAATTTCACCTGGCGCTTCACCGATGACTTGTTGCTGCGCCTGGGCGCGGCCAAGACCATGGCGCGCCCGCCGGTGAACAAGCTGGCCCCTACCAACAGCACCGCCAGCGTGTCCTGGGGCGAGTTCACCCAGACCTACGGCGGCAATGTCGACCTGAAGCCGTATACCGCCAAGCAGGGCGATGCATCGCTGGAGTGGTACTTCGCCGACCAGTCCATCGCCAACATCGCCGTGTTCTACAAGCGCATCCAGAACCAGATCACCACCAGCTGGGAACCGGGCCAGGACATCGGTGTTCCGGGCCACCTGTTCAACGTCACGCGCCCGATCAACGGCGATTACGCCAAGGTGCATGGCATCGAGGCCGGCCTGCAGCATTTCTGGAACAGCGGCCTGGGCTTCCGCGCGCAGTACACGCGCAACTGGTCCAAGAGTTTCGTCGGTGGCGAGGAGCGCCCGCTGGAAGGCGTCGCGCCGTCGGTCTATTCGCTGGGCCTGATGTACGAAAAGGGCCCGTGGTCGATCAGCGCCACCGCCGACCACAGCGACGGCTTCGTTACCGCCATCAATGTGATCGGCACCGGGTACAACACGCACGCCGACAAGCTCACCTGGCTGACCGCCAGCGTCAGCTATGAAGTCAATGACATGCTGACGGTCAGCCTGCAGGGCCAGAACCTGCTCGATGACGAGCAGACCTACAGCATCAACGGCAACCCGCTGCTGACACAGGGCTACTACCGTTATGGGCGCTCGTTCACCCTGGGCGTCAGCCTGCGCTTCTGA
- the agaR gene encoding transcriptional repressor AgaR, with translation MALSRDTSQRRLQISELIRQHGSVQVAALAQQFGVSLQTVRKDLRYLTERGVMARSYGGGIDAGAVGASPVEPHYETKRTEHLDEKRRIGARAAAMVRPGDTIVLDSGTTAIELAEALPDIEVTVVTNDFGVLTALSPKPRINLVMLGGELRRRNMAFYGGLTVEALDALHVDLLFLGVDGFDLERGITTHYEPEAMLNRKMVEAARRVVAITDSSKFGRICLHRIIPVADIDALITDQGAPDAVVQACRALGMDVQVA, from the coding sequence ATGGCCCTCTCCCGTGACACCAGCCAACGCCGCCTGCAGATCAGCGAACTCATCCGCCAGCACGGCAGCGTCCAGGTTGCCGCGCTTGCCCAGCAGTTCGGGGTCAGCCTGCAGACCGTGCGCAAGGACCTGCGCTACCTGACCGAGCGCGGGGTGATGGCGCGCTCCTATGGGGGGGGCATCGATGCCGGTGCCGTGGGCGCATCCCCGGTGGAGCCCCACTACGAAACCAAGCGCACCGAACACCTGGATGAAAAGCGCCGGATCGGCGCGCGTGCGGCGGCAATGGTGCGGCCCGGGGACACCATCGTGCTCGATTCGGGCACCACCGCCATCGAACTGGCCGAAGCCCTGCCGGACATCGAAGTGACCGTGGTGACCAATGATTTCGGCGTACTTACCGCGCTGAGCCCCAAACCGCGCATCAACCTGGTGATGCTGGGGGGCGAACTGAGGCGCCGCAACATGGCCTTCTATGGTGGCCTGACGGTGGAAGCGCTGGATGCGCTGCACGTGGACCTGCTGTTCCTGGGCGTGGATGGCTTCGACCTGGAACGCGGCATCACCACCCACTACGAACCCGAAGCCATGCTCAACCGCAAGATGGTGGAAGCCGCCCGCCGCGTGGTCGCCATCACCGACAGTTCCAAGTTCGGCCGCATCTGCCTGCACCGCATCATTCCCGTTGCCGATATCGATGCGCTGATCACCGACCAGGGCGCGCCGGATGCGGTGGTGCAGGCGTGCCGGGCACTGGGCATGGACGTGCAGGTGGCCTGA